A single window of Brachyhypopomus gauderio isolate BG-103 chromosome 21, BGAUD_0.2, whole genome shotgun sequence DNA harbors:
- the irx7 gene encoding iroquois homeobox 7, with amino-acid sequence MPASQTAFGNFYVDRKLNMPAGYQILGYAPGGQQPHPHLAAMAGMPLPYSGIPGYTFIPFPHPGHMTHIGNSYDLKAATQFHQSLFSRSGPYFSPYRPVSADQPGPVTKVATRESTSALKAWLGEHLKNPYPTKGEKIMLAIVTKMSLTQVSTWFANARRRLKKENRVSWASKGKSDEEEEGESEEEGSSQKDQGSDEDEIDPQTVDVGAELGEKVENANTCSTGDRLAEGLDQAAETDTSSTGTVKTGKDETVCESSNKQCKESANVQKPKIWSLAETATSDTVKKPDDVKIYQNHGPDNRKWWENWPSRNGCLSGGYCARDFLKQSHLNS; translated from the exons ATGCCTGCGTCTCAAACGGCATTCGGTAACTTCTACGTTGACAGAAAACTCAACATGCCTGCTGGATATCAAATATTAGGATATGCCCCTGGAGGGCAACAGCCGCACCCGCACCTGGCTGCCATGGCTGGGATGCCCCTGCCCTATTCAGGAATACCGGGATACACCTTCATCCCCTTCCCACATCCTGGACACATGACCCATATC gGCAATTCATACGACCTAAAGGCCGCGACACAGTTCCACCAGTCTCTCTTCAGCCGAAGCGGCCCATATTTCTCCCCGTACCGCCCGGTCTCCGCGGACCAGCCCGGTCCAGTCACTAAAGTAGCGACCAGGGAGAGCACCAGTGCTCTGAAGGCCTGGCTCGGCGAACACCTGAAGAACCCGTACCCTACCAAGGGAGAGAAGATCATGCTGGCCATCGTGACCAAGATGAGCCTGACCCAGGTGTCCACTTGGTTCGCCAACGCCCGGCGTCGTCTGAAGAAGGAGAACCGAGTGAGCTGGGCGTCTAAAGGGAAGAgtgacgaggaagaggagggtgagagtgaAGAAGAGGGATCCTCACAGAAAGACCAGGGCTCCGACGAGGACGAAATCGACCCACAGACCGTTGACGTGGGGGCCGAACTGGGCGAGAAAGTGGAAAATGCGAACACGTGTTCGACTGGGGACCGTTTAGCAGAAGGTCTGGACCAGGCAGCGGAAACTGACACCAGCAGCACTGGAACCGTTAAGACAGGAAAGGACGAGACAGTGTGTGAATCGTCGAATAAGCAGTGTAAGGAGAGTGCTAATGTTCAGAAGCCCAAAATCTGGTCACTGGCGGAGACTGCAACTTCAGACACAGTGAAGAAGCCCGATGATgtgaaaatatatcaaaatcatggCCCAGACAACAGAAAATGGTGGGAAAACTGGCCATCAAGGAATGGCTGTTTATCTGGAGGCTACTGTGCACGTGACTTTCTTAAACAAAGTCATTTAAACAGTTAG
- the LOC143485282 gene encoding ankyrin repeat domain-containing protein SOWAHA gives MVDVSEACLLDYIYSSGGKVKNADLLKTYKPFISHNDLQLRAQYRQEFKRIIDTIAVCKSENGEKYLVLKKKYKQLIQEREGGVEEGWSCDGPELQSWSPAAQHGSSVMAARKPPLVSWCGMPAITVSEAQQQDPTEDRQQSRTSCSERSLKRAIWRRRAARDKMAPAGQKTCFADVLSPGSAAEAWLDFLVVEKTDSCPSLLVENPALPEEHLQLTDKEEELNKDSGSKSESEQEEESTGSVGSVAVALDPMEKEWMYSAACARLPHLTQLLKHDASLANKKDFTSFTALHWAAKHGKQDMAVAMVHAGADVNTKAHVSNYPQFAVFMRKVALYSRRRGSDTAKKVEVGGWRLEGAPPQLLSTGQRGVQLQEPRLCPLCHALSPFSLISPCLLRARSGGHVTWDAQGGYTPLHIAALHGHRHIIELLITTYGAKENLRDYSGHLASHYLNIHKTEEETAELISEYHSPAQASERRNRKLTSLFQSRKKWGSAEELAPVPEERAVPHQLMIPAFRPRKFSR, from the exons atggtggatgTCAGTGAGGCATGTTTGCTGGATTACATTTATTCCTCAGGAGGAAAAGTTAAAAACGCAGACTTGTTAAAAACGTATAAGCCTTTTATAAGCCATAACGATTTGCAACTACGTG CCCAGTACAGACAGGAGTTCAAACGCATAATCGACACTATTGCTGTGTGTAAATCTGAGAAT GGAGAGAAATACCTCGTCCTCAAGAAGAAGTATAAACAGCTGATCCAGGAGCGTGAAGGTGGTGTTGAGGAGGGGTGGTCGTGCGATGGCCCAGAGCTCCAGAGCTGGTCACCAGCAGCACAGCACGGCTCTTCCGTGATGGCCGCTAGGAAGCCACCGCTGGTGTCCTGGTGCGGCATGCCCGCCATTACAGTCTCTGAAGCCCAACAGCAAGATCCTACAGAAGAT CGGCAGCAGTCCAGGACATCCTGTTCTGAGCGCTCACTGAAGCGTGCCATCTGGAGGCGGAGAGCGGCCCGTGATAAGATGGCTCCTGCCGGGCAGAAAACGTGCTTTGCAGACGTGTTATCTCCTGGAAGCGCAGCCGAGGCATGGTTGGACTTCCTCGTGGTC GAGAAGACAGACAGCTGCCCCTCACTGTTGGTGGAGAACCCTGCACTTCCAGAGGAACATCTCCAACTCACGGACAAAGAGGAGGAGCTAAACAAAGACTCAGGATCAAAG tcAGAATCTGAGCAAGAGGAGGAATCCACTGGCAGTGTTGGCTCTGTTGCTGTTGCA CTGGACCCCATGGAGAAGGAGTGGATGTATTCGGCTGCCTGTGCCAGGCTGCCCCACCTCACACAGCTCCTCAAACACGACGCCTCGCTGGCCAACAAAAAA GATTTTACCTCA TTT actGCTCTGCATTGGGCTGCTAAGCATGGGAAACAGGATATGGCGGTTGCCATGGTGCACGCTGGGGCTGATGTCAACACCAAGGCT CATGTAAGTAACTACCCTCAGTTTGCCGTGTTCATGAGGAAAGTGGCCCTGTACAGTAGACGCCGTGGTTCAGACACTGCCAAGAAGGTGGAGGTTGGAGGGTGGAGGTTGGAAGGAGCTCCGCCTCAGCTCCTCTCTACGGGACAGCGCGGCGTGCAGCTGCAGGAA CCTCGGTTGTGTCCTCTCTGTCATGCTCTCTCTCcgttctctctcatctctccctgcctcctgcgTGCACGCTCGGGCGGTCATGTGACCTGGGACGCACAGGGA GGATACACACCTTTACACATTGCTGCTCTTCATGGTCACCGCCATATCATTGAACTTTTGATCACGACGTACG GAGCCAAAGAGAACCTGCGAGACTACAGTGGTCACCTGGCGTCCCACTACCTGAACATCCACAAGACGGAGGAGGAAACTGCAGAGCTGA TTTCTGAGTACCACAGCCCAGCCCAGGCGAGCGAGCGCCGCAACAGGAAGCTGACTTCACTTTTTCAGTCGCGGAAGAAGTGGGGTTCCGCAGAAGAGCTGGCGCCCGTGCCCGAGGAGAGGGCCGTCCCCCACCAGCTCATGATCCCGGCCTTCAGACCCAGGAAGTTCTCCCGCTAG